DNA from Alnus glutinosa chromosome 2, dhAlnGlut1.1, whole genome shotgun sequence:
ATAGAGGGGAAATTCACAAGTTTCTATGGACATCCTGATGGGCTAAACAACCGGAAGCCTGGTCCTTTCTTAGGCATCTATCGAAGCTTTACCCAGACGCTTGGCTTTGTTTAGGAGACTGTAATGAAATTATCAATGCGGATGAAAAAATCGAGTATGACAATTAGGCCCCAACGACAAATGTCTGCTTTTTTACAGGCTTTGGATGAAAGTGACCTTGCTGACTTGGGTTTCTCCAGGCCTCGATTTACTTGGTGCAATGGAAGAAGCGAGGGACATCATATGAGAGAGAGACTAGACAGAGCTGTGGCGAATGGAAGTTGGAGCTCTCTGTTTAATGTTGTGCAGGTGACGATTCTCACTCCCAATATTTTGGACCATCATCCCTTTCTAGTGGCATTTCCCAATACTAAGGACATCCAGTGGACTAAAAGTCGCAGATTTAGATATGAAGCTAGTTGGACTAAACATTGTGACCTCCAGGAGGTTGTCAAGAAGGTGTGGAAAGCAAAACAATCAGTGTCGGATCCCTGGAAGGTCTATAACAATCTTACTAGATGTAGACGAACGTTGAAGCAGTGGGTGAGAAAAAAAGTACATCCGGTTGAGGAGCAAATTCAGAATAAAGAGGAGGAACTTCTGGCCCTGCAATTACAAGACCATCCTGATCTGCCCAAGTTGGAAGCCCCAATTTACTGCTGAATTGCATGATTTAGTgacaaaaactctaaattctTCCACGCCTGTGCCAAACAAAAGCATAACCGCGGCAGGATCTAGAACATACAGGACAACGATGGGAGAAGATGCTCAACAAAAGAAGACATAGAAGAGGCTTTTGTAGGATACTTCAAGGACCTGCTTACAGCTGAGGAGAATCTGGAAGTAGAAGCTTGCATGGATGCTTTGGATTAGAAGGTAACTCCTGCGATGAACCAGAAGCTACAAGCAGAGTATACAGTGGAGGAGATTGCCTTAGCTCTAAATCAAATGTCCCTTTTGAAGTCCCTCGAGCCAGATGGCTTTTCAGCTTGCTTCTATCAACACAATTGGGGCACAGTGCACCTTGAGGTATGCTCTGCAATCTTACATTTTCTTAAATCGGGTAGCATGGATGCTCACATTAATACTACACATACAACCCTCATTCTGAAAGTCCTTTCTCCTAGTCTAGTGACAGAATTATGGCCAATTTCCCTTTTTAATGTCATTTATAAGTTGCTCTCTAAAGTTCTTGCCAACAGACTGAAGACAGTTTTGCTCGAAGTTATATCTTGTTATCAAAGCGCATTCCTGCAGGGTCGCCTAATAACAGATAACATCCAGCTGCATATGAGACCTTACACTCTATACAGATGAGGATGTGGAGCAAAGTTGGTTTTATGAGTATAAAGCTCGATATGAGCAAGGCTTATGATAGAGTAGAGTGGGATTTTCTGGAGGCAGTTATGGTGAAATTGGGTTTTGTGAATAGATGGATCAACCTGGTAATGACTTGCATTAGAACAATGACCTACAAGGTGGTTGTGAATGGTAATCTAGTGGGTAACATCAAGTCGTCTAGGGGAATTAGACAGGGAGATCCAATCTCTCCTTATCTATTTCTTCTATGCACAAAGGCACTTAGCAACCTATTTCTTAAGGCAGAAATGAGAGGTGTCATTATGGGGGTTCCTACTTCCCCTAGGGCCCCCTGCCTAAGTCATCTCTTTTTTGCAGATGATAGCTTACACTTTTGTAAAGCTAACTCTGTAGAATGGAGGCGGTTATTGAGAATTCTTGGGATATATGAAGCTGGTTCAGGGCAGAAGCTTAACTTGCATAAGACTTTAATCTTCTTTAGCAAGAATACTAATTTGGGTTGAAGACAAGAGATCCTACAACAATCAGGGCTACAGGAGACTCACCGGTTGGATACTTATTTGGGGTTGCCCTCATTTGTTGGAAAATCGAGGAAGCAAGTATTATTGAGCGGGTATCTCAAAGACTTGGCAACTGGAAAGTAAAATTTTTGTCCCAAGCTGGACAGGAGGTGTTGCTGAAGGCGGTTGTACAAGCCCTTCCCACTTATAGCATGGGAGTCTTCTAAATGCCGGTTTCTTTGTGTAAGGAACTCAATAAACTGATGCAAAATTTCTAGTGGCAGCACATGTCAAAAGGATCCAAAATCCACTGGATGAGTTGGGAGAGAATGGGAAGATCCAAATCGGAGGGAGGGTTAGGATTTAGAGATCTTGTTATTTTCCACAAAGCTTTGCTTGCTAAGCAAGGTTGGAGGTTACTACAGGATCCATCCTCCTTGATATCAACCATTTTTAAGGCCAAATACTACCCAAACTCGTCTTTTTTGGACGCTAAGTTGGGGTCCAGACCTTCGTTTGCGTGGAAGAGTGTATTTTATGCCCGAGATTTACTTTTGCAGGGTGTCATATGGAGGGTTGGAGATGGTCGATCAATCAAAATGTGGGGGGACAAGTGGCTGCCGAGCCCCACCACCTTTGCAGTTCAATCTCCTCCAAAGATCCTAGCCGAGACTACTCTGGTTGCTGACTCAATTGACCATGGAACTAAGGGTTGGAATATAGAGCTTATTCAGGATGTGTTTTCGGAAGATGAAGCCAGAGTCATTGTTGGTATTCCTTTAAGCTTGAGTTTGCCTCCAAATAGGATGGTATGGAGGGGTACTACGAATGGGAGCTTCACAGTCAAAAGTGCATATCATCTCGGTAAGGAGATCTAAGCTTTGGAAGGGGGGTAGTGTTCTCATGTGGAGGAAGAGGTGGATGTGTGGAAAGCCATTTGGGCATTACAAGTACTTAATTCAGTAAAGTTATTTATGTGGGAGCTCGTCACAATCTACTACCAACTAAAATGAATTTAGTCCAGAAGAATGTAGTGGACGATTCCTCATGTCCTTGTTGTGGTGTGCCTGAAGAGACCCTTTGTCATGCTCTATGGGAGTGCCTGACAGCACAGGATGTATGGGGGGGCAACTCTTTTTGCTTCCAAAAATGTCACTGGGTAGGGAATGATTTCAACTCCTGTTTGCTTATTGTTTGGAAAGAGTACGCAGGGAGGAGTTAGATTTATTAGCAGTGGTGTCCAGGCGCATATGGCTGAGAAGGACTTCATTGATTTTTTAGGGCACGTTTTCTCACCCCAATGTGGTATTCGCTGAAGTGGAAAAATCTCTAGTAGAGTTCAAGAGATGCCAGCAAAAGGAGCCTTGTTGTTTGTAGGCTGGGGAGACAACACCATGTAATAGACATATTAAATGGCAACCACCTCCTTACGGTTTGATAAAGATTAATTGGGATGCCtctgttaacaaaaataagggGTGGATAGGGTTGGGGATGATTGCTAGGGATAATAATGGTGCTTGCTTGGGAGCTAGAAGTGAGACAAAAGAACTGGCCATGGATCCAGCGATGGCGGCACTAAGTGCTATGCATTTTTGCAAGGAGGCCGGTTTTTTTGATGTGATTATGGAGGGAGATGCTGCACAAGTTCTTAAGGCCATCAACTCAAGTCCCCCTTTCCTATCTAAGTTTGGTCACTTCGTTGAGTCAATACATAATGAAAAGAGGTGCTTCAGGTCAATGAGCTTTTCTTTTACTCCTCGAGAAGGAAATTATGTAGCACATGCTCTTGCAGCGGAGGCATCGAAACAGAGGGTTAATAACATTTGGATGGAGGATTTACCTAGCCTTCTTGTTTTAGTAGTATTGTAACTAGGGAACAAATTGGTCCCTAGATCCTCTTgtaggatcttttttttttcaactgagTAATGATATGAGTTActttcttgttaaaaaaaaaaaaaagaagaagaaaaaagaataattctATCTAGTAAATTCCTATACAACTACAACATAACGGAATGACTTGAGAATAAAAATAAGCTTTTGAACTTTATGATAGTTGTACATGAatatattaaatagaatttctcATAGTAGTAATGTTTGAGTTATAAGGTGCTTTATCTATGTGTTGTAATTAGTGGTGGTGTTAAAGATGGTACCATAAATTTAAGATGATAATTGATGGATATTTTATCTTTAACGTTTCAATGGTTGCCATGGATGAAGGTCCCCcatgttggatttttttattttgccaTATTTGCTTCATTATCCTTACACGTGATCCTTTAGTGTTTCCACAACTCTAGGTTTTCAAGTTTTGTGACACTGATTTTAGTAGAACACGTATCATAATTTTATTGGCTATGACGTGTCATACTATCGGAATATGTTAATTCAATGAacgaaatttaattataaagaataaattatttttttgacataccTAAGAGACcttttgagttcattttgataccattACATTGTTTAAAAGTCAACAATTACTAAGtaagtttaaaaatatatataaagagctAATCAAGTGTCTTgtaattcaattttttcagCCAATGTACAACATCCCCTTCTCAAGTAGCCATCACCTTAACACGCCGCTCAGTCTTAATTTATTGCTtttgcacccaaaaaaaaaaaaaaaaaaaaaaagatttttttttattattattattttttttttatcgattGAGACATGCaccttaaaattaagaaaaagaaaggtgtTGATAATGCCAACCATTGACAGAGAGTGCTTTCATGGAAGGAAACTCATTTTGAAAGGGACAACTTATCTTCGGGCGTTGTTTAATTTATTGCCCCATATATAGTTTTGGTAATTATAGCATAATTTTACTTAATTTCCTTTTCATTGGATTCTTAACGTAATTTTTAGCAACTGCCAAAAATGATGTATCTCAATGTAACTTGCCCTTTTCCTTctgttctctccctctccctttttaattttcacatatATTATGGCGTTGTTTGGTAACGCTATGTACAAGTTAGATTAGTGCTCGATCTTGCACtgtttatacatttttttttttctcacattttcatatttttcaattacAATCAACATTAAagcattctcacttttttcactttgtaTATCacgtcaataatttttttattttactagtcaaataaaaaattcactacaatacaatttttttttcttcacttttttataaaaacactttttactttatatcatatgtatcactttttataattttaaaattaacaatctactaacaacccactactctgtaaAGGCACATGTCAATTACCAAACAATGCCTATATGTCAATTCATTTTCCTTTATGGTCGTGAACAACATCGAAGGGTAGCTTTATTTGGATTATCGTTTATGAATGAATCTACACGTTTCCACTCGTAAGCTTCTAAtgaaactatatataattaaaaaaaaaaatgaaaaaaactcCACTTTAAAATAGCGCTAATAGCATTGCTCAAAATAATATCCGGCTTATGTGCTTAAAACTACAGCACGTCTgctggcaaaaaaaaaaaaaaaaatgaggggttgagccacaaaatatatttttactgCTGCTTGACCAAGATCTTCTTGTATATGGCAGAAAATGAGCTTATGGTAGAAAAGGAGTTGGTTGTGCCACAAACTGTATTTTTACTGCTGCCTGATCAAGGTCTTCTTGTATATCTgctatattttgatttgtttctaAATATGCTCTCAATTTAttcaattccataattaatttaGGTCTACTTTAGGTTTACTCGTTCATCACTCATAgtctttataaattaataaacaaatttacaatcaaacctaaatgagaaatattcttataagaaaataaactatcgtaataagaaatatatattctagCACCCGCAAAATAAGAGGAGACTAATAGAATTAATGTTGCCAGCCTTCCGAGCCAGCGGAAGAGTTTCCAATGATCAAGTCATGTAGTGTTTTAGAGAGAGGCTCAATAAAATTAATGCCATGCCTTATTTGGTGGATTTGTGACTCTTTTTGTGCGAGGTTCCTAGTGGGTGTTGTCTGATTATTTGCCACTCGGTAGACTTGTAGCCATGCTATAACTGTTTGTGGGAATGAGGCTCTAGGTTTTTTCAGCACTTTAATTTGTTTGGAGAGGGCCTTGGTCTTCAAGTGCCTAGCAGAAGCATATGCTTTTGGTGCCTTGCCGGAGCTAGGTCTTTGAGCCCGTTCCTCTTGTTTTGTGCTGTATTGCTcccaaattatttaattataaataatctaGAGTATTACTTTTAACACCTCATTATCAAATAAGAGTTGCCAAGAGTATTCacatgtacaatttttttttttttttttttttttatttaaaaaaaaaaaaatctttaaaatacaTAACTAGAGCACTAAGTACCATTCAAAATTATAAGTCCCCACCATACACAATAATTTTCCCGAAGACGCCTAGGTCCGCCACTATACCTTTGCCCTTCCTGTCCCGAATCTAGCGCCATctaattcagaaaataaaattattttacagcAATTGTTGTACATAGTTTGATCAGCTTTGATGCTTTCTTGCGTGACACaggataaagaaaaataaaaatagtgtgaacttaatatattttcaaaatattttggcttaaataaattaaaataagtcTAAAATGCTAAAATTTAACTTCAATTacttttaaaatcgtttaaaataagcCTTAATAGAGATTTAAAAAATGTCCAAAAATACTCGTTATCTAATATGCAGATAGTAGATAATAACTGTATTTAGTAAGAACATGATATGTATGAAGATGCATATATTTATAAGtgtaaatattacaaataaccgcATTCGCATCCATTTCTGCTATTAAGGTGCACCAATTTTCACAACTCTGTTGGTACAACATTGTTTCCCAGCATAATTTCAATCAACTGTCCAAGGGAAGCATATGAAGATCCACCGTTCACAACAGCGTTCCTACTCTTTCCACTCATCTCTTTGACCTTCTTCCTCACCTCACTCTCACCGTCTATCAAACACTTGACCGCCTTTTCAATATCCTCAGCCACCACAAGCTCACCGCCACGCCTATAATCCAATTTCAGTTCCACTGCTAAACCCAGATCTCTCACCATCTGGAAGGCATTGATTTGCTGCTCCGCGTACATCGGCCACACAGCAATAGGTACACCGTGCCACAAGCTCTCCACGATCGAGTTCCACCCACAATGCGATACGAACCCTCCGATCGCTTTGTGGGCCAGCACCTCCACTTGCGGGGCCCACCCGCATATCATTCCGATTTCTCTCGTCCTTTCCAAGAATCCTGTCGGCAAGACCTCCTCGAGATTCTGGCTATCGGACGGTGTGGCAATCTCATTAGCACCTAGGGGTGATGCCAATCGTACGGACCAGAGGAACCGGTGCCCGCTCCGCTCAAGCGCAAGTGCGGTCTCTTTCAACTGCAGCGCACCGAAGCTCCCCATGCTCCCAAAGCATAAGAACACCACGGATGATGGAGGCTGAACGTCGAGCCACTTCCTGATCTTATCATGTTCCGCCTGATTTGCCTCTGAATTTGTCTGACCCTTGAGGTTAATCAACGGCCCTGCTGCGTAAACGGGAGGGATTCCATCATCCAAAAACGAGCTGAACGCATGGGATTCCAGCTCAGGGAACGTATTGACGATAATACCCTTGGCCTCTTTGCACTTTCTACCATGGTTTACCATGGAGATGTACCCACCTTCTTTGTGGAACGCAAATCCAGGCAAAACACTAGAAGGAACCGGGTTGACATAACTAGGTACGACCGACTCGGGATCCGACTCAGTGAACTCGACACCGAGCTGGTCATGCCGGGTCGGAAGGTAGAGCATGAAGCCAAGAAAGGCTGCATTACAAGTGAAGAAGACATACGATGGGACACCGAGTTCATGAGCCACGTCAATCATGCCGGTGCAAAACATATCCACCACCAACCCGGCAAGCGGAATCGAATTGGATACGACGCTGCTGAGGATAGCTTCTTTGACATGAGCTTTGTGGCTGTCAATGATGTCGGTGACAAGTTTTTCAACAGAGCCAAGGAGAAGCTCTTCTGGAGGGGGGTCTACTTGAGGAAGATGAATACATTTGATGCGGGTGTGGGAGGCAGCAATTGATTGAAAGAGGGAATCTAAGTTGTGCGCAAATGGCGGCTTTATGACGAGAACAGTGATTGAGAGACGATCGTCCCGATCAAGTAAAGTCTTTGCAAACTCGATTATAGATACGAGGTGGCCGACTCCAGGGGTAGGGATGAACACAAGCTCTGATCTCCTCATCTTCCACTCTTGATTACTGCCCCTTTGGGATCTCCTcttctatatatttttcatcTATATAGAGCCGGAATAACAATTAAGAATTCAAGAGCGCAAAATCCAATAACAATATTTCTCAATAACCTGTAAATGGtagtgaaataattaaaattttttagtttCACAAATTAGTTATTAAATAagtcatattttttctttaattattttctttctacGCAATACAATTATAAAGAAGCTTACAGCAAAAATTTTCCCActaaataacaataaatttataatatatgaagttgaaaaaaaattatgatatatgaaagttgaaaattgaaaattttggataTATAGGTCACTGATGACGCAAGCAGTGCATTTATTTTTCGAGCCACGTGGAGGTCAGGGCAATGGAAAGGAAAAGTTTCCtagaatatgaaaaaaaaaaaaaaaaaaaaaaaaggagagaagatATTTTATCCTCTTAACTTTTATATCTGTGGTTTAAAAGCCCTAACGAGCCACCCTTATCTGACCGCAATGAAGATGGCAAGCCCTAACGTAATCTTATAAGAATGGACGTATGGGTAGAGTTAAGATTTGAGATTTGGAGgggttaaataaaataaataaataaataagggtctaaaattaaaaaataaataaataaataaataattaagataaaatttaacttttttataaaagaatttttttttttttgaaattaccTTGGCCCTTGGGGACCAGGCCCCCAAGACACAAGGTAGCTCCACCCTTAATGTCCAAACAGTACACAAGTCAATTTTcgtagaaaaagacaaaaataactaaagGATAGATtacgttaaaaattttaaaaactttgatGGGAACATTACCCTATtaaaaattggagaaaaaaaaattgtcacacTTTTGAgggcaaaatatatttttcccatgaaaaaaaaaaaattggtctttATATTTTGTCTTACGTGGTAGGCGTCTTTGAATGGGTCACTGACGTTTTGTAATTGACCCTAAAAGAGAGTTTAGGTCTTGGTTTGAGCATTTGAATGCCTCCAAGTGgtttatggtgcgtttgggaattgaatattttgaatatgaataatattctgaatctgttTGTGAATTTCGAGGTAATGAAAATTTGTTTGGACGTTGAATaaaattcagattctttttgaatatgtgtttggatgttgaatttttgagattgaaaaaaagtgttttttaatgatagaaagtgattggaaatgattggattgtatgaaaagttgtgtataatgattattgttatgaaaataagtgttaaatttttgagattgaaaaaaatattttattatagtaggaaatgattggattgtataaaaagttgtgcataatgattggtatgataaaaaatagttaaactaataataaaaaaaaataacaaaaaaaaaattacataattacaaaccacaaaccaaaaaaatgaaaattttaattttatttatatttattcttattcttattctgttgtaaaaacagaaaaaaaataaaaataaaaaacaaagaaaaagaaagataaaatagTGTTTTCGGCTGGACtaatgatttaatttattttgctttattaaatttaaagcTAAACacgtatttttgttttaattttatgattaattttagttaattttatttagtaacGAATATTTTCCCgagtttaatataaattatttccttCTCATTCTCgtgaaaaatgaattaaaagcaaacaaaaattataaaccgTAATTATCGACATATTCGTTAACCACAAATTAATTTGAGCAAGATATatctaacataaaataaagaa
Protein-coding regions in this window:
- the LOC133860333 gene encoding uncharacterized protein LOC133860333 codes for the protein MTIRPQRQMSAFLQALDESDLADLGFSRPRFTWCNGRSEGHHMRERLDRAVANGSWSSLFNVVQVTILTPNILDHHPFLVAFPNTKDIQWTKSRRFRYEASWTKHCDLQEVVKKVWKAKQSVSDPWKVYNNLTRCRRTLKQWVRKKVHPVEEQIQNKEEELLALQLQDHPDLPKLEAPIYC
- the LOC133861481 gene encoding UDP-glycosyltransferase 71K1-like codes for the protein MRRSELVFIPTPGVGHLVSIIEFAKTLLDRDDRLSITVLVIKPPFAHNLDSLFQSIAASHTRIKCIHLPQVDPPPEELLLGSVEKLVTDIIDSHKAHVKEAILSSVVSNSIPLAGLVVDMFCTGMIDVAHELGVPSYVFFTCNAAFLGFMLYLPTRHDQLGVEFTESDPESVVPSYVNPVPSSVLPGFAFHKEGGYISMVNHGRKCKEAKGIIVNTFPELESHAFSSFLDDGIPPVYAAGPLINLKGQTNSEANQAEHDKIRKWLDVQPPSSVVFLCFGSMGSFGALQLKETALALERSGHRFLWSVRLASPLGANEIATPSDSQNLEEVLPTGFLERTREIGMICGWAPQVEVLAHKAIGGFVSHCGWNSIVESLWHGVPIAVWPMYAEQQINAFQMVRDLGLAVELKLDYRRGGELVVAEDIEKAVKCLIDGESEVRKKVKEMSGKSRNAVVNGGSSYASLGQLIEIMLGNNVVPTEL